The nucleotide sequence TCAATGTGCCTTTATCCGGTGGGCAGAGCGACAGTTCCTATGCGGCAATCTTCAATGACGTGCTGACCCCGATCGCCAGGCAGTATAAGCCAGAGATGATTCTGGTCTCGGCCGGATATGATATTTATGTTGAGGACCCTCTGGGGACGATGGCGGTCAGTGACGCCGGATTCGGATACATGACCAGGGTGGTCAGGACTCTTGCCGATGAACTGTGTGGAGGTCGATTGCTGCTGACTCTTGAAGGTGGTTACAATCTCAAAGGGTTGCGGGATGGCGTCCTTGCCTCACTCGGTGAGCTTTCCGGGACTGAGTTCCTGGAGGGAATTCGGAACAGGGTCGATGTTCTGGGGGGGGCACATTTTGGGAACGGCCGTTTGCCTGATGGAGCACTTGAAATTTTACGCAGGGAATTTTCCTCTTTCTGGGATTTTTAAACCCGCTTGAGTTGCCATTCCAGTCTGACCAGCTTGATTCCAATATCTCGTTTTAATAAAAAGGTTTGTAATCGGGAAATTATTTTAGATATACTTTTCCAGGGGGCAGAATCGTTGCCCAAAACCATTACAATCCCTGAACACCGTTTCGAAGAAGACATCATAAATGGACAGAGAAACCAAGATACTGATTGCAGATGATGACAGCCTGGTTCGTGAGGCGGTCGTCAAGATCCTTGAAATGTTTGGTTACTCGGTAGTTTCCAGGCCCAGCGGCGAGGAGGCCCTGGCAGCGCTGACCAGTGATTTTGATGTCATTATTCTGGATATCAATATGCCCGGAATGGACGGGTTTCAGACAATGTCGGCGATCAATGAGAAAGGGTACGGGATCCCGGTTCTCTTTCTGACCGGCGCCGGCAGTATGGAGTATGCGGTAAAGGCAATCAATCTCGGGGCGTATGATTTTATTTCAAAGCCCATAGAAGATCTTGATCTCTTCAATGTCAAGATCCAGCGAGCGATCGAGAAGAGGATGTATGTCCAGCAGGAAAGGGTCTACAAGGCGAATCTGGAGAAAGAAGTCAGGGAGAAGACCAGGGAACTGGCCGAGAAGAACGACCTCCTTGAGGAATACAGCAATAATCTTGAGATTTCCGCCGTAAGCGCCCTCGCCACCTTACAAGTGGCGCTGGAGGAAAAAGACTGGTATACCGCCGGCCACACAACCCGGGTGACCGAATATTCCAAGCGAATCGGTCTGGCATTGCGAATCCCGGATGATGAGCTCATTGTATTGCAGAGGGCTTGCAGAGTGCATGACATCGGCAAACTGGTGATTGATAACAGCTGTATCGGCAAGCCCGGACCGCTGACCGACGAGGAATGGCTCACGGTAAAAAAACACCCGGAAATCGGGGAAAACATCATTAAACCGCTTGGTTTCCTGAGCGAAGAGGGGGATATTGTC is from Pseudomonadota bacterium and encodes:
- a CDS encoding response regulator produces the protein MDRETKILIADDDSLVREAVVKILEMFGYSVVSRPSGEEALAALTSDFDVIILDINMPGMDGFQTMSAINEKGYGIPVLFLTGAGSMEYAVKAINLGAYDFISKPIEDLDLFNVKIQRAIEKRMYVQQERVYKANLEKEVREKTRELAEKNDLLEEYSNNLEISAVSALATLQVALEEKDWYTAGHTTRVTEYSKRIGLALRIPDDELIVLQRACRVHDIGKLVIDNSCIGKPGPLTDEEWLTVKKHPEIGENIIKPLGFLSEEGDIVRHHHERLDGRGYPDGLVGEEINLLTRIITVADSYDAMTSKRSYKTNMNRDEGIMELKKCSGTQFDPDIVKIFSEVLLKDLPVT